The Pseudomonas parafulva genome window below encodes:
- a CDS encoding sulfate/molybdate ABC transporter ATP-binding protein: MSIEVRNVSKRFNSFQALNAINLDIHSGELVALLGPSGCGKTTLLRIIAGLETPDDGSIVFHGEDVSGHDVRDRNVGFVFQHYALFRHMSVFDNVAFGLRMKPKGERPSESRIAEKVHELLNMVQLDWLADRYPEQLSGGQRQRIALARALAVEPKVLLLDEPFGALDAKVRKELRRWLARLHEDINLTSVFVTHDQEEAMEVADRIVVMNKGVIEQIGSPGEVYEQPANDFVYHFLGDSNRLALSEGNHVLFRPHEVSLSRHETEGHHAAEVRDIRPLGATTRVTLKVEGQSELIEAEVVKDHDSLTGLARGETLFFRPKVWQKVTDV, encoded by the coding sequence ATGTCGATCGAAGTTCGTAACGTCAGCAAGCGCTTCAACAGTTTCCAGGCCCTGAACGCCATCAACCTGGATATCCACAGCGGTGAGCTGGTGGCGTTGCTCGGCCCGTCCGGCTGCGGCAAGACCACCCTGCTGCGCATCATCGCCGGTCTGGAAACCCCGGACGATGGCAGCATCGTGTTCCATGGCGAGGATGTATCCGGCCACGACGTGCGCGATCGCAACGTCGGCTTCGTGTTCCAGCACTACGCCCTGTTCCGTCACATGAGCGTGTTCGACAACGTCGCCTTCGGTCTGCGCATGAAGCCCAAGGGCGAGCGGCCGAGCGAAAGCCGCATCGCCGAGAAGGTCCATGAGCTGCTGAACATGGTGCAGCTCGACTGGCTCGCCGACCGCTACCCCGAGCAATTGTCCGGGGGGCAGCGTCAGCGCATCGCCCTGGCCCGCGCCCTGGCGGTGGAGCCCAAGGTGCTGCTGCTCGACGAGCCGTTCGGCGCCCTGGATGCCAAGGTGCGCAAGGAGCTGCGCCGCTGGCTGGCGCGTTTGCACGAGGACATCAACCTGACCTCGGTGTTCGTCACCCACGACCAGGAGGAGGCCATGGAAGTGGCCGACCGCATCGTGGTGATGAACAAAGGCGTGATCGAGCAGATCGGTTCGCCGGGCGAGGTGTACGAGCAGCCGGCCAATGACTTCGTCTATCACTTCCTGGGCGACTCCAATCGCCTGGCCCTGAGCGAAGGCAACCACGTGCTGTTCCGTCCGCATGAGGTGTCGCTGTCGCGCCACGAGACCGAAGGCCATCACGCCGCCGAGGTGCGCGACATCCGCCCGCTGGGCGCGACCACGCGGGTGACCTTGAAGGTCGAAGGGCAGAGCGAGCTGATCGAGGCCGAAGTGGTCAAGGACCATGACAGCCTCACCGGTCTGGCGCGCGGCGAGACGTTGTTCTTCCGGCCCAAGGTCTGGCAGAAGGTGACGGACGTTTGA
- the cysW gene encoding sulfate ABC transporter permease subunit CysW — MSSSTLNASAAANAARRGSATSRRVLIGLGWLVFALFLLLPLVIVVSQALKNGFGTFFEAIFEADALAALELTLLAVVISVPLNLVFGVSAAWCVSKYSFRGKSVLVTLIDLPFSVSPVIAGLVYVLMFGAQGLFGPWLQDHDIQIVFALPGIVLATIFVTVPFVARELIPLMQEQGTQEEEAARLLGANGWQMFWHVTLPNIKWGLIYGVVLCTARAMGEFGAVSVVSGHIRGVTNTLPLHVEILYNEYNHVAAFSVASLLLILALFILLLKQWSENRINRLRHSAAEE; from the coding sequence ATGTCTTCATCCACTCTGAACGCAAGCGCTGCCGCCAATGCCGCCCGCCGTGGCAGCGCCACCTCACGGCGCGTGCTGATCGGCCTCGGTTGGCTGGTGTTCGCGCTGTTCCTGCTGCTGCCGCTGGTGATCGTGGTGTCGCAGGCGCTGAAAAACGGCTTCGGTACCTTCTTCGAGGCGATCTTCGAGGCCGACGCGCTGGCGGCGCTCGAACTCACGTTGCTCGCCGTGGTGATCTCGGTGCCCTTGAACCTGGTGTTCGGTGTCAGCGCTGCGTGGTGCGTGAGCAAGTACAGCTTCCGTGGCAAGAGCGTGCTGGTCACCCTGATCGACCTGCCGTTCTCGGTCTCGCCGGTGATCGCCGGCCTGGTCTACGTGCTGATGTTCGGCGCCCAGGGCCTGTTCGGGCCGTGGTTGCAGGACCACGATATCCAGATCGTCTTCGCCCTGCCGGGCATCGTCCTGGCGACCATCTTCGTCACCGTGCCCTTCGTCGCTCGCGAACTGATCCCGCTGATGCAGGAGCAGGGCACCCAGGAGGAGGAGGCCGCGCGCCTGCTGGGCGCCAACGGCTGGCAGATGTTCTGGCACGTCACCTTGCCGAACATCAAGTGGGGCCTGATCTACGGCGTGGTGCTGTGCACCGCCCGGGCCATGGGCGAATTCGGCGCGGTGTCGGTGGTGTCCGGGCACATTCGCGGCGTCACCAACACCTTGCCGCTGCACGTGGAGATCCTCTACAACGAGTACAACCACGTGGCGGCCTTCAGCGTGGCCAGCCTGCTGCTGATCCTGGCGCTCTTCATCCTGCTGCTCAAGCAGTGGAGCGAGAACCGAATTAACCGCCTGCGCCACAGCGCCGCGGAGGAATGA
- the cysT gene encoding sulfate ABC transporter permease subunit CysT encodes MSRRISPVIPGFGLTLGYTLVYLSLIVLIPLAAMFIHAAQLTWEQFWTIVSAPRVLAALKLSFGTALCAALINGVIGTLLAWVLVRYTFPGRKIIDAMIDLPFALPTAVAGIALTALYAPSGWVGQFATDLGLKIAYTPLGITLALTFVTLPFVVRTVQPVLADIPREVEEAAACLGAKPLQVFRHVLAPALLPAWLTGFALAFARGVGEYGSVIFIAGNMPMKTEILPLLIMVKLDQYDYTGATAIGVLMLVVSFILLLLINLLQRRIETP; translated from the coding sequence ATGTCACGTCGCATTTCCCCCGTCATACCCGGCTTCGGGCTGACGCTGGGCTACACACTGGTGTACCTCAGCCTGATCGTGCTGATACCGCTGGCCGCCATGTTCATTCATGCCGCCCAGCTCACCTGGGAGCAGTTCTGGACCATCGTCAGCGCACCGCGTGTGCTCGCTGCGCTGAAGCTGAGTTTCGGCACCGCCCTGTGCGCCGCGCTCATCAATGGGGTGATCGGCACCCTGTTGGCCTGGGTGCTGGTGCGCTACACCTTTCCCGGCCGCAAGATCATCGACGCGATGATCGACCTGCCGTTCGCTCTGCCCACCGCCGTGGCCGGCATCGCCCTGACCGCGCTGTATGCGCCGTCCGGCTGGGTCGGTCAGTTCGCCACCGACCTGGGCCTGAAGATCGCCTACACGCCGCTGGGCATCACCCTGGCGCTGACCTTCGTCACCCTGCCGTTCGTGGTGCGCACGGTACAGCCGGTGCTCGCCGACATCCCGCGTGAAGTCGAGGAAGCCGCCGCGTGCCTGGGCGCCAAACCGCTGCAAGTGTTCCGTCATGTGCTGGCGCCGGCGCTGCTGCCGGCCTGGCTCACCGGTTTCGCCCTGGCCTTCGCCCGAGGCGTGGGCGAGTACGGTTCGGTGATCTTCATCGCCGGCAACATGCCGATGAAGACCGAGATCCTGCCGCTGCTGATCATGGTCAAGCTCGACCAATACGACTACACCGGCGCCACCGCCATCGGCGTGCTGATGCTGGTGGTTTCCTTCATCCTGCTGCTGCTGATCAACCTGCTTCAGCGGCGCATCGAAACCCCTTGA
- a CDS encoding sulfate ABC transporter substrate-binding protein, translating into MSIRRYALAALASAVFAGSAIAKDYELLNVSYDPTRELYQQYNAEFIKHWQQAHPDDKVKIQQSHGGSGKQGRAVIDGLRADVVTLALAGDIDEIAKLGKTLPENWQTRLPDASTPYTSTIVFLVRKGNPKGIKDWGDLIKKDVSVITPNPKTSGGARWNFLAAWAYGLKSGGSEDKAKAYVQELFKHVPVLDTGARGSTITFVNNGQGDVLLAWENEAFLALKEDGGSDKFEIVVPSLSILAEPPVAVVDKNAEKKGNTAIATEYLKYLYSPAGQKIAAENFYRPRDEKVAAEFGKQFPKLDLVTIDKDFGGWKTAQPKFFNDGGVFDQIYQAQ; encoded by the coding sequence ATGTCCATCCGCCGTTACGCGCTCGCCGCCCTGGCCAGCGCTGTGTTTGCCGGTTCCGCGATCGCCAAGGACTACGAACTGCTCAACGTGTCCTACGACCCGACCCGCGAGCTGTACCAGCAGTACAACGCCGAGTTCATCAAGCACTGGCAACAGGCGCATCCGGACGACAAGGTGAAGATCCAGCAGTCCCATGGCGGTTCGGGCAAGCAGGGCCGGGCAGTGATCGACGGCCTGCGCGCCGACGTGGTGACCTTGGCGCTGGCGGGCGACATCGACGAAATCGCCAAGCTCGGCAAGACCTTGCCCGAGAACTGGCAGACCCGCCTGCCGGACGCCAGCACCCCCTACACCTCGACCATCGTGTTCCTGGTGCGCAAGGGCAACCCCAAGGGCATCAAGGATTGGGGCGACCTGATCAAGAAGGACGTTTCGGTCATTACCCCGAACCCGAAGACCTCCGGCGGTGCCCGCTGGAACTTCCTGGCCGCCTGGGCCTACGGCCTGAAGAGCGGCGGTAGCGAGGACAAGGCCAAGGCCTACGTGCAGGAGCTGTTCAAGCATGTGCCGGTGCTCGATACCGGTGCGCGCGGCTCGACCATCACCTTCGTCAACAACGGTCAGGGTGACGTGCTGCTGGCCTGGGAAAACGAAGCCTTCCTGGCGCTCAAGGAAGACGGTGGCAGCGACAAGTTCGAGATCGTCGTGCCGTCGCTGTCGATCCTGGCCGAGCCGCCGGTGGCGGTGGTGGACAAGAACGCCGAGAAGAAAGGCAATACCGCGATCGCCACCGAATACCTCAAGTACCTGTACAGCCCGGCCGGGCAGAAGATCGCTGCCGAGAACTTCTACCGTCCGCGTGACGAGAAAGTGGCTGCCGAGTTTGGCAAGCAGTTCCCGAAACTGGACCTGGTGACCATCGACAAGGACTTCGGCGGCTGGAAAACTGCACAGCCGAAGTTCTTCAACGATGGCGGTGTGTTCGACCAGATCTACCAGGCGCAATGA
- the oscA gene encoding sulfur starvation response protein OscA codes for MSASLRSIDGQDEATILREIQSALRDLRYGAVEITVHNAQVVQIERKEKFRLQQPGQKSG; via the coding sequence ATGAGTGCATCGCTGCGCAGCATCGACGGACAGGACGAAGCCACCATTCTGCGTGAGATCCAGAGCGCCCTGCGCGACCTGCGCTATGGCGCGGTGGAGATCACCGTGCACAACGCCCAGGTGGTGCAGATCGAGCGCAAGGAGAAGTTTCGCCTGCAGCAGCCAGGGCAGAAGTCCGGCTGA
- a CDS encoding efflux RND transporter permease subunit, producing the protein MKGRFNLSDWALKHQSFVWYLMFVALLMGVFSYMNLGREEDPSFTIKTMVIQTRWPGATQDETLYQVTDRIEKKLEELDSLDYVKSYTRPGESTVFVYLRDTTQAEDIPQIWYQVRKKIQDIRGEFPQGLQGPAFNDEFGDVFGSIYAFTTDGLDLRQLRDYVEQVRAEVREVPNIGKVETIGVQNEVLYLNFSTRKLAALGIDQRQVMQALQAQNAVTPAGVIEAGPERISVRTTGQFASEKDLQVVNLRINDRFFRLADIADIERGFQDPPAPMFRYNGQTAIGLAIGMKKGGNIQEFGKVLREKMDAITAELPVGVGVHTVSNQARVVEDAVGGFTSALFEAVIIVLVVSFISLGIRAGLVVACSIPLVLAMVFVFMEYSGITMQRISLGALIIALGLLVDDAMITVEMMVTRLEMGESKQEAATYAYTSTAFPMLTGTLVTVAGFVPIGLNASSAGEYTFTLFAVIAVALLVSWVVAVFFAPVLGVHILSSKVKPHDEEPGRIGRAFEGSLLWCMRHRWLTIIGTVLLFALALLSMRFVQNQFFPSSDRPEILLDLNLPQNASIQETRRVVDRLEATLKDDPDIDHWSTYIGQGAVRFYLPLDQQLQNPYYAQLVIVSTGLEQRNALIAKLQERLRKDFVGIGTNVQSLEMGPPVGRPIQYRVSGKDIDEVRKHAIDLATLLDKNPNIGEMMYDWNEPGKVLRVEIAQDKARQLGLSSEDVANVMNSIVSGAPVTQVNDEIYLIDVVARAKDSERGSPDTLQDLQIVSPSGVSIPLLSFATVRYELEQPLVWRRDRKPTITIKASVNGDIQPTDLVAQLKPKIDEFAGSLPVGYEVATGGTVEESGKAQGPIAKVLPLMLFLMATFLMIQLHSVQKLFLVASVAPLGLIGVVLALVPTGTPMGFVAILGILALIGIIIRNSVILVTQIDAFEADGYAPWDAVVEATNHRRRPILLTAAAASLGMIPIAREVFWGPMAYAMIGGIISATLLTLLFLPALYVAWYKIREPQEKH; encoded by the coding sequence ATGAAAGGACGCTTCAACCTGTCGGACTGGGCGCTCAAGCACCAGTCCTTCGTGTGGTACCTGATGTTCGTCGCCTTGCTGATGGGCGTGTTCTCCTACATGAACCTGGGACGCGAAGAAGATCCGTCCTTCACCATCAAGACCATGGTCATCCAGACCCGCTGGCCGGGCGCGACCCAGGACGAAACCCTGTACCAGGTCACCGATCGCATCGAGAAAAAGCTCGAAGAGCTGGATTCACTCGACTACGTCAAGAGCTACACCCGCCCCGGCGAGTCGACCGTGTTCGTGTACCTGCGCGACACCACCCAGGCCGAGGACATTCCGCAGATCTGGTACCAGGTGCGCAAGAAGATCCAGGACATCCGTGGCGAGTTTCCGCAAGGCTTGCAGGGCCCGGCCTTCAACGACGAGTTCGGCGACGTGTTCGGGTCGATCTACGCCTTCACCACAGACGGCCTGGACCTGCGCCAGTTGCGCGACTATGTCGAGCAGGTGCGCGCCGAGGTGCGCGAAGTGCCGAACATCGGCAAGGTCGAGACCATCGGTGTGCAGAACGAGGTGCTCTACCTGAACTTCTCCACCCGCAAGCTGGCGGCGCTGGGCATCGATCAACGCCAGGTCATGCAGGCCCTGCAAGCGCAGAACGCGGTGACCCCCGCTGGGGTGATCGAGGCCGGTCCCGAGCGCATCTCGGTGCGCACCACGGGTCAGTTCGCCTCGGAGAAAGACCTGCAAGTGGTCAACCTGCGCATCAACGATCGCTTCTTCCGCCTGGCCGACATCGCCGACATCGAGCGCGGCTTCCAGGATCCGCCGGCGCCGATGTTCCGCTACAACGGCCAGACCGCCATCGGCCTGGCGATCGGCATGAAGAAGGGCGGCAACATTCAGGAATTCGGCAAGGTCCTGCGCGAGAAGATGGACGCCATCACCGCCGAACTGCCGGTCGGGGTGGGCGTGCATACCGTGTCGAACCAGGCGCGGGTGGTCGAGGACGCCGTCGGCGGCTTCACCAGCGCGTTGTTCGAGGCGGTGATCATCGTGCTGGTGGTCAGCTTCATCAGCCTGGGCATCCGTGCCGGGCTGGTGGTGGCCTGCTCGATCCCGCTGGTGCTGGCGATGGTCTTCGTGTTCATGGAGTACAGCGGCATCACCATGCAGCGCATTTCCCTGGGCGCGCTGATCATCGCCCTGGGCCTGCTGGTGGACGATGCGATGATCACCGTGGAGATGATGGTCACGCGCCTGGAAATGGGCGAGAGCAAGCAGGAGGCGGCCACGTACGCCTATACCTCGACCGCCTTCCCGATGCTCACCGGCACCTTGGTCACGGTGGCCGGCTTCGTGCCCATCGGCCTCAACGCCAGCTCGGCGGGCGAGTACACCTTCACCTTGTTCGCGGTGATCGCGGTGGCGCTGCTGGTGTCCTGGGTCGTGGCGGTGTTTTTCGCCCCGGTGCTCGGGGTTCACATCCTCAGCAGCAAGGTCAAACCCCATGACGAAGAACCGGGGCGCATTGGCCGCGCCTTCGAGGGCAGCCTGCTGTGGTGCATGCGCCATCGCTGGCTGACCATCATCGGCACCGTGCTGCTGTTCGCCCTGGCGCTGTTGAGCATGCGCTTCGTGCAGAACCAGTTCTTCCCGTCCTCGGACCGGCCGGAAATCCTGCTCGACCTGAACCTGCCGCAGAATGCCTCGATCCAGGAAACCCGCCGCGTGGTCGATCGCCTCGAAGCCACGCTCAAGGACGATCCGGACATCGACCACTGGAGCACCTATATCGGCCAGGGCGCGGTGCGCTTCTACCTGCCGCTCGACCAGCAATTGCAGAACCCGTATTACGCCCAGTTGGTGATCGTCAGCACGGGCCTGGAGCAGCGCAACGCGCTGATCGCCAAGTTGCAGGAGCGTCTGCGCAAGGACTTCGTCGGCATCGGCACCAACGTGCAATCTCTGGAAATGGGGCCACCGGTGGGCCGGCCGATCCAGTACCGCGTAAGTGGCAAGGACATCGACGAGGTGCGCAAGCACGCCATCGACCTGGCCACCCTGCTCGACAAGAATCCCAACATCGGCGAGATGATGTACGACTGGAACGAGCCGGGCAAAGTGCTGCGTGTGGAGATCGCCCAGGACAAGGCGCGGCAGTTGGGGCTGTCGTCCGAGGACGTGGCCAATGTGATGAACAGCATCGTCAGCGGCGCGCCCGTCACCCAGGTCAACGACGAGATCTACTTGATCGACGTGGTGGCGCGGGCCAAGGACAGCGAGCGCGGCTCGCCGGACACCCTGCAGGACCTACAGATCGTCAGCCCCAGCGGCGTGTCGATTCCGCTGCTGTCGTTCGCCACGGTGCGCTACGAGCTGGAGCAGCCGCTGGTGTGGCGTCGCGATCGCAAACCGACCATCACCATCAAGGCCTCGGTCAATGGCGACATCCAGCCCACCGACCTGGTGGCCCAGCTCAAGCCGAAGATCGACGAGTTCGCCGGTTCCCTGCCGGTCGGCTACGAAGTGGCCACCGGCGGCACGGTGGAGGAAAGCGGCAAGGCCCAGGGGCCGATCGCCAAAGTGCTGCCGCTGATGCTGTTCCTCATGGCGACCTTCCTGATGATCCAGTTGCACAGTGTGCAGAAGCTGTTCCTGGTGGCCAGCGTGGCGCCGCTGGGGTTGATCGGCGTGGTCCTGGCACTGGTACCGACCGGTACGCCGATGGGCTTCGTGGCGATTCTGGGGATACTCGCGCTGATCGGCATCATCATCCGCAACTCGGTGATCCTGGTGACCCAGATCGATGCCTTCGAGGCCGATGGCTACGCGCCGTGGGATGCCGTGGTGGAGGCTACCAATCACCGCCGCCGACCGATCCTGCTCACCGCCGCGGCGGCCAGCCTGGGCATGATCCCCATTGCCCGCGAGGTGTTCTGGGGGCCGATGGCCTACGCCATGATCGGCGGCATCATCAGCGCAACGCTGTTGACCCTGCTGTTCCTGCCGGCGCTGTACGTGGCCTGGTACAAGATCCGCGAGCCGCAGGAAAAACACTGA
- a CDS encoding efflux RND transporter periplasmic adaptor subunit, producing MKVLLMLLGALVLLGGCKGDDDKPEPVRPVLSTVVQPLSQAQLGRFAGNIEARYESTLGFRVSGRIARRWVDVGAQVEAGQTLATLDPTDQQNQLRAAEGDLARVQAQWINAQANARRQQQLYDRGVGAQAQLDIAQTDLKTSSASLEQARASVSQARDQLGYSTLKADHAAVVTAWRAEAGQTVSAGQEVVTLARPDVKEAVIDLPIPVAEQLSPSLVFTVASQLDPSIATTATLRELEPQADAATRTRRARLTLASTPPAFHLGTAVSVTLSSAISPRSELPATALIEREGKTLVWVVDPQQHSVATREVTLIDRDAKRIVVASGLQPGERVVTAGVNSLKPGQPVKVDEDAR from the coding sequence ATGAAGGTGCTGCTGATGCTGCTGGGCGCCCTGGTGCTGTTGGGCGGCTGCAAGGGCGACGACGACAAGCCCGAGCCGGTGCGGCCGGTGCTGTCCACCGTGGTGCAGCCTTTGTCCCAGGCGCAGTTGGGCCGCTTCGCCGGTAACATCGAGGCGCGTTATGAAAGCACGCTGGGCTTTCGCGTGTCCGGTCGCATCGCCCGGCGCTGGGTGGATGTCGGCGCGCAGGTCGAGGCAGGCCAGACCCTCGCCACCCTCGACCCAACCGATCAACAGAACCAACTGCGCGCTGCCGAGGGCGACCTGGCCAGGGTCCAGGCACAGTGGATCAATGCCCAGGCCAACGCCCGCCGCCAGCAGCAACTGTATGACCGTGGCGTCGGCGCCCAGGCTCAACTGGACATCGCCCAGACCGACCTGAAGACCAGCAGCGCCTCGCTGGAGCAGGCGCGCGCGTCGGTCAGCCAGGCCCGTGACCAGTTGGGCTACAGCACGCTCAAGGCCGATCATGCCGCTGTGGTCACCGCTTGGCGCGCCGAGGCTGGGCAAACGGTGAGTGCCGGCCAGGAAGTGGTCACGCTGGCGCGCCCCGACGTCAAGGAGGCGGTGATCGACCTGCCGATCCCGGTTGCCGAGCAGCTCAGTCCATCGCTGGTGTTCACCGTCGCCTCGCAACTGGACCCGAGCATCGCCACCACCGCCACCCTGCGCGAGCTCGAGCCCCAGGCCGATGCCGCCACCCGTACCCGCCGCGCGCGGCTGACCCTGGCCAGCACGCCGCCGGCCTTCCACCTGGGCACTGCGGTGAGTGTCACCCTCAGCTCGGCCATTAGCCCACGCAGCGAGCTGCCGGCCACCGCGCTGATCGAGCGCGAGGGCAAGACCCTGGTGTGGGTGGTCGATCCGCAACAGCACAGCGTAGCGACCCGCGAGGTCACGCTCATCGACCGCGACGCCAAGCGCATCGTGGTCGCCAGCGGCTTGCAGCCGGGCGAGCGCGTGGTCACTGCGGGCGTCAACAGCCTCAAACCGGGCCAGCCGGTCAAAGTCGACGAGGACGCACGATGA
- a CDS encoding efflux RND transporter periplasmic adaptor subunit, whose protein sequence is MSFKRALSIVFLGAMSVLSGCEEKPPAAELPRVGVTRVESRDFAANVTLTGDIQARVQTDLSFRVGGKIIARSVDVGDHVKAGQVLARLDPKDLQNNVDSAKAAVFAEQARVTQTRAAFVRQQKLLPKGYTSQSEYDSAEAALRSSQSALKAAQAQLATAREQLGYTGLVSEADGVITARQAEVGQVVQATMPIFSLAADGDRDAVFNVYESLLVAPSSDESMTVRLLDNPKIEAQGRIREVTPTVSAQSGTVQVKVALREVPPAMQLGSPVTATARAQARPSVELPWSSLTKALHAPAVWVVGDDDKVELRKVQVARYLTGRVVIGEGLKGGEAVVVSGGQLLHPGMQVETVDAKAPEVQP, encoded by the coding sequence ATGTCGTTTAAGCGTGCGCTGTCGATCGTCTTTCTGGGGGCGATGAGCGTGCTTTCAGGCTGCGAGGAAAAACCGCCCGCCGCGGAGCTGCCGCGTGTCGGTGTGACGCGCGTGGAATCGCGCGACTTCGCCGCCAACGTCACCCTCACCGGCGATATCCAGGCACGGGTGCAGACCGACCTGTCGTTCCGCGTGGGCGGCAAGATCATTGCCCGCAGCGTCGATGTGGGCGATCACGTCAAGGCCGGGCAAGTGCTTGCGCGCCTGGACCCCAAGGATCTGCAGAACAATGTGGACTCGGCCAAGGCTGCCGTATTCGCCGAGCAGGCGCGGGTCACCCAGACCCGCGCCGCGTTCGTGCGCCAGCAGAAACTGCTGCCCAAGGGCTACACCAGCCAGAGCGAGTACGACTCGGCCGAGGCCGCCCTGCGCAGCAGCCAGAGCGCGCTCAAGGCTGCCCAGGCGCAACTGGCCACGGCCCGTGAGCAGTTGGGCTACACCGGGCTCGTGTCCGAGGCGGACGGGGTGATCACTGCGCGCCAGGCCGAGGTCGGGCAGGTGGTGCAGGCCACCATGCCGATCTTCTCCCTGGCCGCCGATGGCGACCGCGATGCCGTGTTCAACGTCTATGAATCACTGCTGGTGGCGCCGTCCAGCGACGAAAGCATGACGGTGCGCTTGCTGGACAACCCCAAAATCGAAGCCCAGGGGCGCATCCGCGAAGTCACGCCCACGGTGTCCGCCCAGAGCGGCACGGTGCAGGTCAAGGTCGCCCTGCGCGAGGTGCCGCCGGCCATGCAGCTCGGCTCGCCGGTCACCGCCACTGCCCGTGCCCAGGCCCGGCCCAGCGTCGAGCTGCCCTGGTCGAGCCTGACCAAGGCCCTGCACGCGCCAGCGGTGTGGGTGGTCGGTGACGACGACAAGGTCGAGTTGCGCAAGGTTCAGGTGGCGCGTTATCTCACCGGGCGCGTGGTGATCGGCGAAGGCCTGAAAGGCGGCGAAGCCGTGGTGGTCAGCGGCGGGCAACTGCTGCATCCCGGCATGCAGGTCGAGACCGTCGATGCCAAGGCCCCGGAGGTACAGCCATGA
- a CDS encoding AAA family ATPase, whose product MLTTLAIANYRSINELVMPLGPLNVITGANGSGKSNLYKALRLLAETGRGGVINALAAEGGLDSTFWAGPEHITRRMLSGEVAVEGGPRQEVKRLKMGFAGDDFGYAISLGLPPPTRSKFALDPQIKQEALWAGPVCRPASLLVQRKAAMVKARDGRQWQVLHQHLSEFDSLFDQVGSLHGSPEVLHLRERIRSWRFYDHFRTDPDAPARQSRLGTRTPVLHHDGRDLAAALQTIDEIGDLQALNAAVSDAFPGAQVKVDAEAGGLFSLRFYQPGLLRPLSAAELSDGTLRYLLLVAALLTPRPPSMMVLNEPETSLHPDLLPALARLIVRASRDCQVWVVSHAPRLVAALEQDERCNSIQLDKALGQTVLVGQGMLDRPMWNWPD is encoded by the coding sequence ATGCTCACCACATTGGCCATCGCCAACTACCGCTCGATCAACGAACTGGTCATGCCCTTGGGACCACTGAATGTGATCACAGGTGCCAACGGCAGTGGTAAATCCAATTTGTACAAGGCCCTGCGCCTGCTGGCCGAAACCGGTCGCGGCGGGGTGATCAATGCCCTGGCCGCCGAGGGCGGTCTGGACTCCACGTTCTGGGCCGGGCCGGAACACATCACCCGGCGCATGCTGTCGGGCGAGGTCGCGGTCGAGGGTGGCCCGCGCCAGGAGGTCAAGCGCCTGAAAATGGGCTTCGCCGGGGACGACTTCGGCTATGCCATCAGCCTGGGTTTGCCGCCACCGACCCGCTCGAAGTTCGCCCTCGATCCGCAGATCAAGCAGGAGGCGTTGTGGGCCGGACCGGTGTGCCGACCCGCCAGCCTGCTGGTGCAGCGCAAGGCCGCGATGGTCAAGGCGCGCGACGGGCGTCAGTGGCAGGTCCTGCACCAGCACCTGAGCGAGTTCGACAGCCTGTTCGACCAGGTGGGCAGCCTGCACGGTTCGCCCGAGGTGCTGCACCTGCGTGAGCGCATCCGCAGTTGGCGCTTCTACGACCACTTCCGCACCGACCCCGACGCCCCGGCACGCCAGTCGCGCCTGGGCACCCGCACCCCGGTGCTGCATCACGACGGCCGCGACCTGGCAGCGGCGTTGCAGACCATCGACGAGATCGGCGACCTGCAGGCGCTGAACGCGGCGGTCAGCGACGCCTTTCCCGGCGCCCAGGTCAAGGTCGACGCCGAGGCCGGTGGGCTGTTCAGCCTGCGCTTCTACCAGCCCGGCCTGCTGCGCCCGCTCAGCGCTGCAGAGCTGTCGGACGGCACGCTGCGCTACCTGTTGCTGGTGGCGGCGCTGCTCACGCCCAGGCCGCCGAGCATGATGGTGCTCAACGAGCCGGAAACCAGCCTGCACCCGGACCTGCTGCCGGCGCTGGCGCGGCTGATCGTGCGGGCCTCGCGCGACTGCCAGGTATGGGTGGTGTCCCACGCGCCGCGTCTGGTGGCGGCGCTGGAACAGGATGAACGGTGCAATTCGATCCAACTGGACAAGGCCCTGGGCCAGACCGTGCTGGTGGGCCAAGGCATGCTGGATCGACCGATGTGGAACTGGCCCGATTAG